A region of Thermobifida halotolerans DNA encodes the following proteins:
- a CDS encoding DinB family protein, with product MPTASRRDRRGDTPPPRTGGSETDVLRGFLDYLRTSIAAKVEDAPEPQVRTAGVPSGTNLLGLLQHLTFVERSVFLGDVVTDWSATFRAAPADSVADVVARYRRAVACANDVLDGCADLAAPLPRPRSLPGRPAPSARWALVHMIEETGRHAGHADILRELIDGATGR from the coding sequence ATGCCCACCGCCTCGCGCCGCGACCGCCGCGGCGACACACCGCCGCCCCGGACCGGAGGCAGCGAAACCGACGTTCTGCGCGGGTTCCTCGACTACCTGCGGACCTCGATCGCCGCGAAGGTCGAGGACGCGCCCGAACCACAGGTCCGCACGGCCGGGGTGCCGTCAGGCACGAACCTGCTCGGCCTGCTCCAGCACCTGACCTTCGTTGAGCGGTCGGTGTTCCTCGGGGACGTCGTCACCGACTGGTCGGCGACCTTCCGGGCCGCGCCTGCGGACAGTGTGGCCGACGTCGTCGCCCGCTACCGGAGGGCGGTCGCGTGCGCGAACGACGTTCTCGACGGGTGCGCCGACCTGGCCGCACCGCTTCCCCGGCCCCGGTCGCTGCCCGGGCGCCCCGCTCCCAGCGCCCGTTGGGCGCTCGTCCACATGATCGAAGAGACCGGCCGCCACGCGGGTCACGCTGACATCCTCCGCGAACTGATCGACGGCGCCACCGGACGCTGA
- a CDS encoding class I SAM-dependent methyltransferase: protein MSTTDAATFWDGVHAARPATADPRPNLRLTETVTGLPPGRALDLGCGTGGDALWLARRGWHVTAVDVSAVAVERLAGLALSHGLDGLVVAERHDLQVSFPRGRFDLVCAHYLHTPVDLDRASVLRTAAHALRPDGRLLVVDHGSTAPWSWNQDPDVRYLTPREVAAGIGLDPAEWTVERAEAPRRIATGPGGHTAEVTDHVLLVRRAA, encoded by the coding sequence ATGAGCACCACCGATGCGGCCACGTTTTGGGACGGCGTCCACGCGGCCCGACCGGCGACCGCCGACCCGCGGCCGAACCTCCGACTCACCGAGACGGTCACGGGTCTGCCGCCCGGCCGTGCGCTGGACCTCGGCTGCGGCACCGGCGGCGACGCGCTGTGGCTCGCCCGCCGGGGGTGGCACGTCACCGCTGTCGACGTCTCGGCCGTGGCGGTCGAGCGACTCGCCGGCCTCGCCCTCTCCCACGGCCTGGACGGCCTGGTCGTCGCCGAGCGGCACGACCTGCAGGTGTCCTTCCCGCGGGGCCGGTTCGACCTGGTCTGCGCCCACTACCTCCACACCCCCGTGGACCTGGACCGGGCGAGCGTCCTGCGCACGGCCGCGCACGCGCTGCGCCCGGACGGGCGGCTGCTGGTGGTCGACCACGGCTCGACCGCGCCGTGGTCGTGGAACCAGGATCCCGACGTCCGCTACCTGACCCCGCGCGAGGTCGCCGCGGGGATCGGTCTGGACCCGGCGGAGTGGACGGTCGAGCGGGCCGAGGCGCCCCGCCGGATCGCGACCGGTCCGGGCGGGCACACCGCCGAGGTCACCGACCACGTTCTGCTCGTCCGCCGCGCCGCCTGA
- a CDS encoding helix-turn-helix domain-containing protein yields the protein MDRATEDVLGVVGPRLRALRRARGITLADLAAATGVSESTLSRLESGRRRATLELLLPLARTYDVPLDDLVGAPRTGDPRIHLKPIRRFGMVFVPLSRRPGGTQAFKMIIPARPEPLEPAPKTHEGFEWLYVLNGRLRLVLGERDLTLSPGEAAEFATSLPHWLGSADGGAVELLILFGLQGVRAHVRTGPGAEPSPY from the coding sequence GTGGACCGCGCAACGGAAGACGTACTCGGCGTGGTGGGCCCGCGCCTGCGCGCCCTGCGTCGTGCCCGCGGCATCACCCTCGCGGATCTGGCGGCGGCAACCGGGGTGTCGGAGAGCACCCTGTCGCGGCTGGAGAGCGGTCGGCGCCGAGCGACCCTGGAGTTGCTGCTGCCGCTGGCCCGTACCTACGACGTCCCGTTGGACGACCTCGTCGGCGCCCCGCGCACGGGTGACCCCCGGATCCATCTGAAACCGATCCGGCGGTTCGGGATGGTGTTCGTTCCGCTGTCCAGGCGGCCGGGCGGTACGCAGGCGTTCAAGATGATCATTCCGGCTCGGCCGGAACCGCTCGAACCGGCCCCGAAGACGCACGAAGGCTTCGAATGGCTGTACGTGCTCAACGGTCGCCTGCGGCTGGTGCTCGGAGAACGCGACCTGACGCTGTCGCCCGGGGAGGCGGCCGAGTTCGCCACGTCCCTGCCGCACTGGCTGGGCAGCGCCGACGGCGGCGCGGTCGAGCTCCTCATCCTGTTCGGCCTGCAGGGAGTGCGCGCGCACGTGCGCACCGGCCCGGGGGCCGAGCCCTCGCCTTACTGA
- a CDS encoding putative quinol monooxygenase — translation MFGLVVKFVLKDEASAQGFDALVAETLPRIRESEPGTLVYAVHEVAGEPLQRVFYEMYADRAAFETHEEQPHVRRFLQERGQYLESFSVDFLSLRDAKGVAG, via the coding sequence GTGTTCGGTCTGGTGGTCAAGTTCGTCCTGAAGGACGAGGCCAGCGCGCAGGGGTTCGATGCGCTCGTGGCCGAAACACTGCCCAGAATCCGGGAGAGCGAGCCGGGCACGCTGGTCTACGCGGTGCACGAGGTGGCCGGTGAACCGCTGCAGCGGGTCTTCTACGAGATGTACGCCGACCGGGCGGCCTTCGAGACCCACGAGGAGCAGCCGCACGTGCGGCGCTTCCTCCAGGAGCGCGGCCAGTACCTGGAGTCCTTCTCGGTGGACTTCCTGAGCCTGCGGGACGCCAAGGGCGTGGCGGGGTGA
- a CDS encoding MarR family transcriptional regulator, protein MDPGQTNYNPAQLATKFEALLRELPAPTAPLPQRRRPTKKPGTAKRLKPHEVNELIAAYQAGTNVYTLGERFGITRQTVSAILKRHGVRTRWNRRSAKRI, encoded by the coding sequence GTGGACCCCGGGCAAACCAACTACAACCCGGCCCAGCTCGCGACCAAGTTCGAAGCACTCCTCCGCGAGCTGCCCGCACCGACGGCACCACTCCCCCAGCGGAGGAGGCCCACGAAGAAGCCGGGCACCGCGAAGCGCCTCAAGCCCCACGAAGTCAACGAGCTGATTGCCGCCTACCAAGCAGGCACGAACGTCTACACGCTGGGCGAACGCTTCGGCATCACACGGCAGACGGTGAGCGCCATCCTCAAACGCCACGGTGTTCGGACGCGATGGAACCGCCGGTCCGCGAAGCGGATCTGA
- a CDS encoding helix-turn-helix domain-containing protein, with the protein MATTLNRVVEDIAPLASEEQREATRAAISQILSDTAQVALRLPGGEEYRLDGDELRALRAIALARANGQRVSVISHDVILSPQQAAELLGVSRPMVYRFIERGDLTATRVGTHWRLLTADVLALAERRTRLADGVDTGLDHVAQAMTSSRQGTAAKDGAKESWRAATPEQKEASLERVRRRTRGRRQ; encoded by the coding sequence ATGGCCACAACACTGAACAGAGTGGTGGAGGATATCGCTCCGCTGGCGTCGGAAGAGCAGCGGGAAGCCACCCGAGCAGCGATCAGCCAGATCCTCAGCGACACAGCACAGGTGGCGCTGAGACTACCCGGCGGAGAAGAGTACCGACTCGACGGAGACGAACTACGCGCTCTCCGGGCGATCGCCCTTGCCAGGGCGAACGGCCAACGCGTCTCCGTCATCAGCCACGACGTGATACTCAGCCCACAGCAGGCGGCAGAACTACTCGGCGTGTCCCGGCCCATGGTGTACCGCTTCATCGAGCGCGGCGATCTGACCGCAACACGTGTGGGCACGCACTGGAGGCTGCTGACCGCGGACGTGCTCGCGCTTGCGGAGCGTCGAACGCGACTCGCCGACGGTGTTGACACCGGACTCGACCACGTTGCCCAGGCAATGACTTCCTCGCGCCAAGGAACCGCAGCCAAGGATGGAGCGAAGGAGAGCTGGCGTGCAGCGACTCCCGAGCAGAAGGAA